The sequence GATCGCCAAAAGAGGCCACGCTCGCGTCGCCCGTCACCACGTTCAGCACGCCCAGCGTGTTGATATCGATGACCTGGACCGCACCCTCGGTCTTGTTGTAAAGAACGCTCGCCACGTTGGCGGGCACCAGGGCAATATCGACATCGCCCTGAATGACCTTGGGCACGACCTCGTCGGCCGCGGCGCTGATCGCAAAGTCGAACTCGTTATCCGTGGCACCCTCGTCTGCCTGGTCCATAAACTGCACCAGACCGATCGACGTCGGACCCTTGAGCGAGGCGACGTGTACCTCAACCGGCTCGACAGCGGCACCGTCGGCGGCAGACCCGGCAGCCGAGCCCGCAGCAGACCCGGCCACGACAGACCCGCCACCACAGCCAACCAGCGCAAGCGACAACGCACCCGCGGCAAGCGCCGAGGCAAACCCCCGGCGCGTCATCTCAACATTAAACGCGCGCATCGCTAGCACGCCCCCTCATTGGGCATCGACCAGGCGTGATGGTCGGTATGCAGCAGCTCCTCGGCCAGCGGCGAGAGCGGCGCGCCCAAAAACTCGCGGTAGCACGCCTGGACATCGGGATTCTCGTGCGAGAAGCGAATATCGGCGTTCGCATCGAGCCCCCACAGCACCTGGCCGCGCTCGGCTGCCAGCTCGCAGCCGTCGTGGATGGGCTGACCGCCGCCACCGACGCAGCCGCCCGGGCATGCCATGACCTCAACGAAGTCATAGTTCACGCGGCCGTCGCGAATCGCGTCGAGCAGGCGGGCGGCGTTGCCCAACCCGTGCGCCACGGCGACGCGCACCTTGGTGCCATCGATATCGGCCACAGCTTCCTTCCAGCCGTCGAGTCCGCGCACGTCGGTAAAGAAATCCGCATCCGGGTTCTTGCCCGTCACCAGGTAATAGGCCGAGCGCACGGCAGCCTCCATCACGCCGCCCGTGGCGCCAAAGATCACGCCCGCGCCCGTGCCAAAGCCCAGCGGCGTATCGAGCGGCTCCTCGACCAGCGTGTCCACGCTCACGTGGCTTGCGCGGATCATGCGCACCATCTCGCGCACCGTCAGTGCAACGTCCACATCGGGCGCACCGCCCTCGCCCACCATGTTCGGCAGCGCGCACTCGGCCTTCTTGGCTGTGCACGGCATCACGGACACCACGAACAGGTGCTCGGGCTCCACGCCCAGCACCTTGGCGTAGTACGTCTTGGCGATGGCGCCAAACATCTGCTGCGGCGACTTGGACGTAGACAGGCTGTCGACAAACTCCGGATAGCGCGCCTTCACAAAGCGCACCCAGCCCGGGCAGCAGCTCGTAAACATGGGCCAGCCGCGGCTGTCGCCCTCGCCCTTGGCGGCGCCCAGGCGCTCGAGCAGCTCGGAGCCCTCCTCCATGATGGTGAGGTCGGCCGAGAAATCAGTATCGAACACGTACTCAAAGCCAACGCGGCGCAGCGCGCAGGCCAGGCGCTCAACGGTTGCCTCCTCGCGCGAAATGCCGAGTTCCTCGCCCCAGGCGCTACGCACGGCCGGCGCAATCTGCACCAGCACGATCTTGTCGGGATCGGCGATGGCGTCAAACACGGTCTCGGTGTCGTCGCGCTCGCGCAGCGCGCCCGTCGGGCAATGCGTGATGCACTGGCCGCACGCGACGCAATCGGTCTTGCCGATCGGCACGCGCCCGCGGGTGCCCACGGCGGTATGCGTGGCGCGGTTGGTCAGGTCCCAAATCCCTAGGCCCTGTACGCTCTCGCACACCTTGATGCAGCGCATGCATTTAATGCACTTGTCGTTTTCGCGGATGATGGGGAAATCGAAATCCCAGCCCTCGCCCGCCAAATGCCTTTGATACGGCAGATAGAAAATGCCCAGGTCGTTGGCAATGGTCTGCAGGTTGCAGTTACCGCTGCGCACACAGCTCGTGCAGCGTGAATCGTGCTGCGAAAGCAGCAGCTGCACGTTGGTGCGGCGCGCCTCGCGGGCCTTGGGGCTGTTGGTGTGGACCACCATGCCATCGAGCACGTAGTTGTTGCAGGCGGCAACCAGCTGGTCGCAGCCCTCAACCTCGACCACGCACACGCGGCAGCCGCCGATCTCGTTCAGATCGCGCAGGTAGCACAGGGTGGGAATCTGGATGCCGACGGACTTGGCCGCGTCCAGGATCGTGGTGTGCTCGGGCACCACGACCTCGCAATTATCGATAGTGAGCTTGACCATATTGAGTGCTCCGCTTTCGGTGTTATCGCTGACAGTGGGGTTGTTGAGCTCTACCATTCCAGGTTCCTCCCTCCGCGGAACGCGCCAAAACCAAAGTGGTCGCAACGCAGGCAGCGGCTTGCCTCCTGGCGCGCCTCCTCCTCGGTAAGGCCCTGCTCGACCAGATTCCAATCGTGAATACGCTCGCCGGCCTCGCGCTCACCCAGCTCGCAGCGGCCGCACTCGTGCTTGCCCTTAAACTGAACGGTCGGCAGCTCCACGTCGAGCTTGATCTTGTGGTCAAAGCCCAGGTAGCGGTCGATATTTGCCGAAGCAACGCGGCCGGCGTTGATGGCCCGGATGACGGTGGCGGGACCGGTCTGGCAGTCACCGCCGCTAAAGAGGCCATCGAAGTTAGGCACGGCGCCATCCGAATCGGTGACCACGCAGCCCCACTTGCAGGCGATGCCCATGTCCTCAAACGGCTTGGAATCGATGTCCTGGCCAATGGCCACAAACACGCGCTCGCAGGGAATGACGCGCTCGGGCGTGGCGGCGGCACGCGGGGCCGGACGCCCACGACGGGGCTCGCCGATAATCTGTGGCTGCACGCGCAGGCCGCTCACGCGACCCTCCTCACCCGTCTCGATAGCGAGCGGTGCGGTGAGCTCCAGAACCTCGCAGCCCTCGGCCTGAGCGCCGGCAATCTCGGCATCCTGGGCCGTCATGTCGCAGATGCGACGGCGGTAGACGATGCTTACCTTTTCGGCACCGCAGCGCACGGCAGAGCGTGCCACGTCCATGGCCACATTGCCGCCGCCGATGACGCACACGCGCTGGCCGCTCAGGTCGGGCAGCTCGTCGTCGCCGATGGCGCGCAGCATCTTGACGGCCGACTCCACGCCGAGCGCCTCTTCGCCCGGAAGGCCGAGCTTCTTATCGCTGTGGGCACCAATGGCCAGGTAGACGGCATCGAACTCGTCGCGCAGGCGGGCAAGTTCCTCGCCATTGACGGAGTGGTCGAGCTCCACGTCGATGCCGGCACTCA is a genomic window of Collinsella aerofaciens containing:
- a CDS encoding [FeFe] hydrogenase, group A, yielding MVELNNPTVSDNTESGALNMVKLTIDNCEVVVPEHTTILDAAKSVGIQIPTLCYLRDLNEIGGCRVCVVEVEGCDQLVAACNNYVLDGMVVHTNSPKAREARRTNVQLLLSQHDSRCTSCVRSGNCNLQTIANDLGIFYLPYQRHLAGEGWDFDFPIIRENDKCIKCMRCIKVCESVQGLGIWDLTNRATHTAVGTRGRVPIGKTDCVACGQCITHCPTGALRERDDTETVFDAIADPDKIVLVQIAPAVRSAWGEELGISREEATVERLACALRRVGFEYVFDTDFSADLTIMEEGSELLERLGAAKGEGDSRGWPMFTSCCPGWVRFVKARYPEFVDSLSTSKSPQQMFGAIAKTYYAKVLGVEPEHLFVVSVMPCTAKKAECALPNMVGEGGAPDVDVALTVREMVRMIRASHVSVDTLVEEPLDTPLGFGTGAGVIFGATGGVMEAAVRSAYYLVTGKNPDADFFTDVRGLDGWKEAVADIDGTKVRVAVAHGLGNAARLLDAIRDGRVNYDFVEVMACPGGCVGGGGQPIHDGCELAAERGQVLWGLDANADIRFSHENPDVQACYREFLGAPLSPLAEELLHTDHHAWSMPNEGAC
- a CDS encoding NAD(P)-binding protein, giving the protein MARLHVMERSHAQAVMDDLHDALGRRLAVSSLAPCPVEFTAALVNLCSTQSCGKCTPCRVGLSALSDLLADVLEGRADESTLNLIERTARTIYLSSDCAIGYEAGAMALTAIRGFRDDFEHHIREHSCGFDREARVPCVSGCPAHVDIPGYISLVEAGRYADAVKVIRKNNPLPLVCGLVCEHPCEMHCRRGMVDDPMNILALKRFAVEHSDLNDHKPHVVDNTGKHVAVIGGGPAGLSCAYYLAVMGHKVTIFEQRHHLGGMLRYGIPSYRLPRERLQAEIDWILSAGIDVELDHSVNGEELARLRDEFDAVYLAIGAHSDKKLGLPGEEALGVESAVKMLRAIGDDELPDLSGQRVCVIGGGNVAMDVARSAVRCGAEKVSIVYRRRICDMTAQDAEIAGAQAEGCEVLELTAPLAIETGEEGRVSGLRVQPQIIGEPRRGRPAPRAAATPERVIPCERVFVAIGQDIDSKPFEDMGIACKWGCVVTDSDGAVPNFDGLFSGGDCQTGPATVIRAINAGRVASANIDRYLGFDHKIKLDVELPTVQFKGKHECGRCELGEREAGERIHDWNLVEQGLTEEEARQEASRCLRCDHFGFGAFRGGRNLEW